The window TGTGCGGCACCAGCACGCGGGCAGGCGCATTCATCATGGCGCGTATGGCTTCCGCCTCGGCCAGCGCCTTGCGGCGACGTTCGTCGAGGTCCTTGGCACGGGCGGCTTCCTCATCGGCCCGCGCTTTCGATTCGGCAGCCGCCTTGACCTTGGCGTCTTCCTTGACCTGGGCAGCGGCAGCTTCGGCAGCGGCCTTGCGGTCGGCCACGGCAGGGGCTTCCTCGGGCGCTTCGGGTGCGCCCTCGGTCACGGCGGCTGCGGCCTTTTCCGCGGCGGCCTTCGCACGCGCGGCGCGGGCCTGCTGCTCTACCTGTTCGGCACGCTCGGCCTTCTCGCGCTCGCGTGCCTCGGCTTCCTCGCGCAGACGGCGCTTTTCGACCAGCTCTTCCTCCTGGCGGCGGATCAGCTCGGCCTGGCGGCGCGCCTCTTCCTCGCGGCGTGCGAGTTCGGCTTCGTCGACGCGCGGCGCGGCGGGCTCGGCGGCGGACGGCGCAGGAACGTCGGCAACCCCCCTCACGGGCTCGGGCGTTGCCGGATGTCCCTCGTCGCGCTGGATGAAGGTGCGCTTCTTGCGCACTTCGACCTGGATCGTGCGCGCGCGCCCGGTGGCGTCGGCCTGCTTGATCTCCGTGGTCGATTTCTTCGTCAGCGTGATCTTCTTGCGCTCAGGCTCGACCGTGCCATGGCTGGCCTTCAGGAAGCCAAGCAGGCGCTGCTTGTCCGCTTCGGTAAGTGCGTCGGTGACGGCGGCCTTGGGCACGCCCGCGCTCTTGAGCTGGTCAAGCAGGATTTCGGGCGTCTTCTTGAGCTCGTTCGCGAACTCGGCGACAGTGGTACTGGACATATTGCTTTCGTGCCTCCATGACCATCACTCTTGGCCAGCGAACCAGTGTTCGCGGGCCTTCAAGATCAGATTCTTGGCTTCATCGGCGCTCTGGCCGGTGATTTCGGTGAGTTCGTCGACCGCGAGGTCGGCAAGGTCGTCGCGCGTGTGCACGCCCGCCTCGGCCAGCTTCGGGATCAGGGCGGGGTCGAGGCCCGCAAGATCGCGCAGGTCCTGCGAGACGCTCTCGACGTTCTCTTCCCGGGCGATTTCCATGGTGAGCAGCGCATCCTTGGCGCGCGAACGCAGCTCGTTGATCGTGTCCTCGTCGAAGCTCTCGATCTCGAGCAGCTCGGAGATCGGCACGTAGGCCACCTCCTCCAGGCTGGTAAAGCCCTCGGAGATCAGGATGTCGGCGATCTCTTCATCGACGTCCAGCTTCTCCATGAAGAGCTTGCGACTGGCGTCGGTCTCGGTCGCCTGCTTCTGGGCAGACTCGTTGGCATCCATGATGTTGATCTTCCACCCGGTCAGGTCGGAAGCGAGCCGCACGTTCTGGCCGCCGCGGCCGATGGCGATGGCGAGGTTTTCCTCGTCGACCACCACATCCATGGCGTGCTTTTCCTCGTCGACCACGATCGAGGAAACGTTGGCCGGCGCCAGTGCGCCGATCACGAACTGGGCCGGGTCTTCGCTCCACAGGACGATGTCCACGCGCTCGCCGGCGAGCTCGTTGGTGACTGCGTTGACGCGCGTGCCGCGCACGCCGACGCAGGTGCCGATCGGGTCGACCCGCTTGTCGTGCGAAAGCACGGCAATCTTGGCGCGGGAGCCGGGGTCGCGGGCACAGCTCTTGATCTCAAGCAGGCCCTGCTCGATCTCGGGCACCTCCTGGCGGAACAGCTCGATCATGAACTCAGGTGCCGCGCGCGACAGGATGATGGGCGCGCCACGTAGCGTCAGGTCGACTTCCATGATCATCGCCCGCACACGGTCGCCGTTGCGCAGGTTCTCCTTGGAGATCATCTCGCTGCGGCGCAAGCGCCCTTCGACGCGGCCCGCCTCGACGATGATGTCGCCCTTGTCCAGGCGCTTGACGGTGCCGGTGAAGATCTTCTCGCCGCGCGACATGAAGTCGTTGAGCAGCATTTCGCGCTCGGCGTCGCGGATCTTCTGCAGGATGACCTGCTTGGCCGCCATCGCACCGATGCGCCCGATCGGTACCGAATCCACGGACTCCTCGATGTACTCGTCGACCTCGATGTCGGGCATCTCTTCCTTAGCCTCGAACAGCAGGATCTCCTGGTCGGGCAACTGCAGGCCGGCCTCGTCGGGCACCACGTGCCAGCGACGGAAGGTCTCGTAGTCGCCACTGTCGCGATCCACCGCAACACGGATGTCCACATCGCCCGGGTAGAGCTTCTTGGTGGCTTGCGCCAAGGCGGACTCGACCGCGCCGAAGACGACGTCGCGCTCGACGTTCTTCTCGCGCGAGATCGCATCCACCAACATCAACATTTCGCGATTCATGCCACCACTCTCCTTGTTCATTCCGACGCTGTCATGTCGGGTTTGGGCCTGCGGCCCTTGAAATCCACGATCGGGGCGAGCCGCGCCTCGCGCACCTCGTCCAGGGTAAAGCCCAGCGCCTGCATTGCGGCGGGCGCGCGCTTCCTGCTGATCTTCTGCCCGGGCTTGGGCGCCGTCTTTCCTTCGGGCTCCTGCGCCCAGACGATCTGCCAGGCCTGGGACCCCTCGGCCCCTGCGGCCCGTTCCAGCGTGCCGCGAAACTTCTTGCGGTTGGCTGCTACCTGGCCACCCGCGGCGGCGCCCATGGGCGCCTTGAGCGTGATGTCGATCACCTCGCCGACGAAACGTTCGAAATCCTGCGCATTGCGCAGCGGCCGGTCGATCCCGGGAGAAGAAACCTCGAGCCGCTTGTAATCGATGCTCTCCACTTCCAGCGCGAACTGCAGCTGGCGGGTAACCTTCTCGCAATCCTCGACGGTGACGAGAACCTCCGGCGCGCCGGCCGCCGCTGCGTCCGATGTGGGGCCGCTCCAAGGCAAATCAATCGTGACACGCAGCAGTCCTCCCGCCGAGCGTTCGATCTCGACCAGGTCGTAGCCGAGGCCGGCCACGGTTCGTTCCACTGTCTGCTGCAATGCCACGTGCTTGGGTGCGCCTTCTGCGTGTGCTCGGTGCGCCGCCCGCCCAGCGCCCCGAAAAAATGCTTCGACCAATAAAAAACGGGCGGTAGGTACCCGCCCGTTTGGTCGTGAGCCTCGAATTATATGCCAAAGGTGTCAGTAAGCGCTCCTTTTACGCGGCAAAGGCGCCTGCCGGCCTCCTTGCGCGCCACCAGACACAGGCGAACAGCAGCGCGCCAAGCGCCAGCACCGCAGCAGCCGCCAACAGCGGGACGGTGAAGGACCCCGTACGCTGGGCCAGGGGGGCGGCGAAGAGCGGCCCCAGGATCTGCCCGACCCCATAGGACGCAGTCGCATACCCGATCAGCCCCGACGCAGCGTTGCCTCGAAGGCGGCGCGCCTCCCGCACTGCGAACAGGCTGATTGCCGTGAACGGCAGGCCCAGCAGCAGGCTGCCCAGCATGAAGCCGCCGATGCTCGGCCAGGCGACCGACAGCAGCACTCCGAGTGCCTGCAGCCCATAGGCGAGGGCAAGCAGCAGACGGTTGTCCCACCGGACGGGCGCCCGGGCGCCGATCAGCGCACCGGGAACCACCGCCAGACCAACCAGCGGCCAGAAGAAGTCGGGCCAGGACGAGCCCGGCAGCGCTTGGCGCGCAATGACGGGCAGGAAGGTCGCAGTAATGATGTAGCCGAAGCCGGCGAGGCTGTACAGCGCGACCAGCCACCGCGCGTCCGCGCGGGCGGCGGTGAGGTCGGCGGGTCCGGCAGGGGCCGCGCCTGTCGGCGCAGTGCGCGCCAAGGCATGTGCACCGTCGCCGAAGATGCGCCAGACGCCGACGATCAGCACCACGGACAGCAATCCGAAGCCGATCCAGCCCGCCGCCGAGCCCCAATGTCCGACGGCGCCGCCCAGCAGCCCCGTGAGGGCGATACCGATCCCCGGGCCTGTGTAGATCACCCCCTGCAACGTTGGCGCGTGCGTTTCGGCCAGGCGCCTGAGCCCCCAGCCCGACGCGAAGACGAAGGTCCAGGCGCTCACGACGCCGGCGGCCGTGCGCAGAATGCCCCAGGCGGCAAAATTGTCCCAGAGCCCCATCCCCAGCAGCAGCGCCGCTGTGGCAACCAGGCCGCAGCGCACCATGGTGGCAGCCTCGATCCGGATCACCGCACAGGACAGCGCGCCCACAAAATAGCCCAGGTAGTTGAGCGAGGCCAGCAGTCCGCCCGCCTCCAGCCCCACCTTTCCCTCGTGCAGCATGATCGGCAGCAAGGGCGTGAAGGCAAATCGCCCGAGGCCCATCGCCACGGCCAGGGCCACCATGCAGGCCAGCGCTGCGCGCCATGCGGCACGCCGGTCGCTTCCGATTGTCGACATTGATCTGTTTCCGGGTTCTCTCGATCAGCCAGCGGCCGCGGCCACGAGCTTCTGCGTATAGGGATGCTCCGGCGCATCGAGGACGCGAAGGGCAGCGCCGCACTCGAGGATTGCGCCATCCTTCATCACGATGACCTGGTGCGCCATGGCCCGAATCACCTCGACATCGTGCGTGATCAGCAGGTAGCTCAGGCCCCGCTCGCGCTGCAGGCGCTGGAGCAGCCCCAGCACCTGTTTCTGAATGGTAACGTCGAGGGCGCTGGTGGGCTCGTCGAGCACCAGGAGCCGCGGCCCGACGATCAGGGCCCGCGCGATGGCCAGGCGCTGCCGCTGGCCACCGGAGAATTCGTGGGGATAGCGCGCGAGGAGCGACGGGAACTGCGCCTCTGTCAGACCCACATCAGCCAAGGCTTCGAGCGCGCGCACGCGGCGGCCGGCAATGTCGAGCTCGGGTGCATGCACCGTCAGGCCTTCGCCGACGATCTGCTCCACCGTCATGCGCGGCGAGAGCGAGGAGAACGGGTCTTGGAACACCACTTGCATCTGCCGCCGCAGCGCGCGGTCGCTCGCCCTGCCGCTGTTCCAGCGCTTGCCCTCGACGCCGAGGCTACCGCTGTGCTTGAGCAGTCCCAACGCGGCCAGGGCGAGGGTCGACTTGCCTGAGCCCGACTCCCCCACTACCCCCAGGGTCTCCCCTGCTCCAATGCGAAAGTCGGCGCCTTGTACTGCTACGAACTCGCCCTTGCGAAACCAGCCGGCGAAGCCGGGGATCGAGACCGGATAGCCCACCCGCAGGGCTTGGGCCTCCAGCACCGGCGGCTCCTGCCGAGGGGGCACGGGCGGCACATCGCGGGCTGGCCGGCTGTCGATCAGCTTGCGGGTGTAGGGATGCTGCGGGGCGCCGAACACGTCGGCCACGGCGCCCTGTTCGACGATGTACCCGTTTTCCATCACCGCCACCCGGTCTGCGAAGCGGCGCACCATGTTGAGGTCGTGCGTGATCAGCAGCACGGCCATTCGGTGTTTGTCCTGGAGTTCGGCCAGCAGGTCCAGAATCTGTGCCCGCACGGTCACGTCGAGCGCCGTGGTGGGTTCGTCGGCGAGCAGCAGGCGCGGCTTGCAGGCCAATGCCATGGCGATCATGGCGCGCTGGCGCTGGCCACCCGACAGCTGGTGCGGAAATGCCCGCGCACGTCGCGCCGGCTCAGGGATGCCGGTGTCGGCCAGGAGCTGGACCGCTGCCTCCTGCGCCGCATGCCTGGGCAGCGCCTCGTGCGTTTCCAGGACCTCGGCAATCTGGTCGCCCACGGTGTAGAGCGCGTTCAGCGCCGTCATCGGCTCCTGGAAGATCATCGCGATCTCCTTGCCGCGAATGGCACGCAGCTCACGCTCCCGCAGCGACAACAGATCGCGCGCGCCTGCGCCCTCCTCTGCGCCTGCCAGGCGCGCGCGGCCGGACACCTCGGCGTTCTGGACCAGCCGAAGAAGACTCAGCGCAGTGACGGTCTTCCCCGAGCCCGATTCACCCACCAGGGCCAGCTTTTCTCCAGGCGCGATGCCGAAGTCGATCCCATGAACGACCTCTTTGCCGCCAAAGGCCACGCGCAGGCCCCGGACCTCGAGCAAGGCGGCGCTCATGGCTTGCTTGGGCCAGCCCGGCGCGGTGCTCATCGATCGGCCTTCCGAGGATCGAGCGCATCGCGCAATGCATCGCCCATGAAGGTCAGCAGCATCAGTGTCACGACGAGCACCGCGAAGGTTGAAAGCGAGATCCACCAGGCATCGATGTTGGCCTTGCCCTGGCTCAGCAGCTCGCCCAGCGACGGCGTACCCGGCGGCACTCCCAGCCCAAGGAAGTCGAGCGAGGTCAGCGCCAGGATGGCCGCGCTCATGCGAAAGGGCAGGAAGGTCACCACCGGCGTCATGCTGTTGGGCAGGATGTGGCGCCACATGATCTGCAGATTGCCCACGCCGAGCGCACGCGCAGCGCGCACATAGTCCATCTGGCGGTTGCGCAGGAACTCCGCGCGCACGTAGTCCGAAAGGCCCATCCAGCCGAACAAGCTCAGAAGGATCAGCAGCAGGGCCACGCTGGGCGCGAAGATGGCGCTGAAGATGATCAGCAGGTACAGCTCGGGCATGGAACCCCAGATCTCGATGAAGCGCTGGAAGGCGAGATCGGTCTTGCCGCCGAAGTACCCCTGGACCGCCCCGGTGATGATGCCCAGCACCACGCCGATGACGGTGAGCGCCAGCGCAAAAAGCACACTGACGCGAAAGCCGTAGATCAGTTGCGCCAGCAGGTCGCGGCCGCGGTCGTCGGTACCGAAAAGGTTTTCGCCGGACGGTGCGGCCGGATTCGGCGCCTTGGCAAAGTAGTTGAGCGTGCGCGGGCCATACGGGTTGGGCGCGTAGAGGGCCCAGTTGGCTCCGCTGGTGATGCGCTCACGAATGAAGGGATCGAGGTAGTCGGCAGGTGTCTCGAAGTCCCCGCCGAAGGTCTTTTCGGAGTAGTCGCGCAGCACCGGAAAGTAAGTCTGTCCTTCGTAGTGCACGACCAACGGGCGATCAGTGGAAAGCACCTCCGCGAACAGGCTCAGCACGACCAGGATGCTGAAGAGCATGAGGCTCCAGAGACCCAGCTTGTTGCGCTTGAAGCGCAGCCAGGCACGGCGGGCGGGGCCGGGACTGACTGCCGGTCCAGCCTGGCCAGCCGATGCCGCCACTTGCCCGTCGAAAGGCCCAGAACGACCGGCTGTGATGGGAGATTCAATCGAACTTGACACGCGGATCCACCCACACGTAGCAAAGGTCGCTGAGCAGCTTGGTCACCAGTCCGATCAGCGTGAAGAGATAGAGCGTGCCCAGCACCACCGGGTAGTCGCGCCGAATGACGCTTTCGTAGCTCAACAGGCCCAGTCCGTCGAGCGAGAACAGGGTTTCGATGAGCAGCGAGCCTGTGAAGAAGGCGCCGATGAAGGCCGCCGGAAAGCCCGTGATGATGGGGATCAGGGCGTTTCGGAAGACATGTTTCCAGAGCACGCGACGGTCGCTCAAGCCCTTCGCGCGCGCGGTCAGGACGTACTGCTTGCGGATCTCCTCGAGAAAGGAGTTCTTGGTCAGCATGGCAGTCACGGCGAAGCTGCCGAGCACCATGGCCGTGATCGGCAGCGTGATGTGCCACAGGTAGTCGACGATGCGGGCGCCCCAGCTCATGCTTTCCCAGTTGGACGAGGTCAATCCTCGCAACGGAAACCACTGGAGCTGGCCGCCGAAGATCACGAGCAGCGCCACGCCGAGCACGAAGCCCGGAATGGCATAGCCGATCAGGACGAAGAGCGTCGTGATGAAGTCGAAGCGCGTTCCGGCGCGTACTGCCTTGGCGACGCCCAGCGGCACGGCGATCAGGTAGCTGATGAAGAAAGTCCACAGGCCCAGGCTGATCGACACCGGCAGCTTCTCCTTGACCAGCTGCCACACCGCCTTGCGCTGGTAGAAGCTGTTGCCCAGATCGAAGCGTGCATAGCCCTTGAGCATCTGCCAGAAACGTTCCAGCGGCGGCTTGTCGAAGCCGTAGAGCTGCTTGATCTCCTCGATGCGCTTCGGGTCCAGGCCCTGGCGGCCCCGATAGCCCGCGCCGCTGGCAGCGGCCCGCTCGCCGCCGGAGTCGCGGCCCTGCAGCTGCGACACCATCTGCTCCACCGGCCCGCCGGGCACGAACTGGATGACGCCGAAGGTCACGATCAGCACCCCCAGCAGCGTGGGCACCATCAGCAGCAGCCGTTTGAGGATATAGCTGGCCATCGCGAGGTGCCCTACTTGTTCGAGGGCGAAGCCCACCACGTCGACACGGCCCAGGTGCCGGCGTCGTAATACGGGGGCAGCACCTTGGGAAGCACGAAGCGCCCGGGCCGATACCCGACCAGGAAGCTGTTGCTCGTCCATTGAGGGATCGAGTAGTAGCCATGGGAGAGCACCCGGTCGAGCGAGCGCATGGCGGCCGACAGTTGGGGCCGCGTGGTGGCTTCCACGACCTTCTGCAACAACGCATCGACAGCCGGATCGCGGATGCCCCAGATGTTGGCGGAGCCCGATGTGTCCGCCGCCTTGGAGCCGAAGTAGTCGAACAGTTCGCCGCCGGGCGCCGTGGTGCCCGGCTTGCGCAGGCTGCTGAATTCGAAGTCGAATTCATCCATGCGCTGCTGGTAGAGCGAGCCATCCACGTTGCGGATGCTGAGCTCGATACCGAGCTTGCGCATCGCGGCCTGCATCGGCAGCACGAGCCGGTTGCCCGAGGGCTGCGCGTTCAGGTACTCGATGGTCATGGCTTCGCCCTTCGAGTCGCGCAGCGCGCCGTCGCGGTAGGTCCAGCCGGCATCGGCCAGCAAGGCACGCGCCTTGCGCAGGTTTTCGCGCAGGCTGGAGGGCGGGTCGGTGCTGGGTGGCACCGGCGCGGGGCCGAAGACTTCGGGCCGAAGCTGCTTGCGCAGCGGTTCGAGCAGCGCCAGTTCGTCGGGTCCAGGCAGGCCTTCGGCATGGAAGTCGCTATTGGGGAAGTACCCCACCGCCCGCTTGTACAGCCCATAGAACATCTGCCGGTTGAGCCACTCGAAATCCATGGTCAGGCCCAGTGCCTGCCGCACCCGGATGTCCTGGAACTTCGGCTTTCGCAGATTGAAGATGTACCCTTGAAAATCGCCGGGGTTGCGGTTTTCAAACGCCTGCTTCCGGAGCTCGCCGGTCTCGAAGGCCTTGCCATAGTACTGGCGAGCCCAGTTGCGCGAAATGAACTCGCGCATGAAGTCGAACTCGCCGGCCTTCAGTCCTTCGAAGCGCGCCGTCTCGTCCAGGTAGAGCTTGTAGGTGACACGATCGAAGTTGAGCTGGCCTCTTCTAACCGCGAGATGGGCACCCCAGTACTTGGGATCACGCACGTAGGTGATGTCGCGCCCCAGCCGCGCACTGGCCGGCTGGTAGGGCCCGGATGCAATGGGGAGTTCGGCGTTGATCTGGTCGAAAGGCTTGCCGCCACCCCAGGCGCGGCTGAAGACGGCCATGCCGCCGACCACGAGGGGGAGCTCCCGGTTGCTGCTCGCGAAGTCGAAGCGCACGGTGCGCTCGTCCAGCGCCTTCGCGCCTTTCACTTCGGCATAAATGGTCTTGAACTGGGGCGCCGCCAGTTTGCCGGTCAAGGTGTCGAACGAATAGACCACATCGGCCGCAAGCACGGGCGTGCCGTCGTTGAAGCGCGCTTCCGGACGGATCCTGAAGGTTGCGGAGTGCTTGTCCGATGCCACTTCCACATCTTCGGCGAGCAGGCCGTAGGCCGTGGTGGGCTCCTCGTCGTTGCCGATGAGCAGGCTCTCGAATACCAGTTGCCCCAAGCCAGCGGGCGGAGTGCCTTTGAGGGTGAAGGGATTGAACTTGTCGAAGTTGGTGACGGCAATCGGCGGCACCATGCGGATCTCGCCGCCCTTCGGCGCGTCCGGGTTCACGTAATCGAAATGAGTGAAACCCGGCGAGTACTTGATGTCTCCGAACTGCGCGTACGCATGGGCGGCCCACGAGGGAGCCGCCGAGAGCGCCAACACCAAGAGCAGCCAACCTCGCATGCGAGAATTCTGCCCAAGATTTTCACGAGGTCGCTCCATGGGCTTTCTTTCCGGCAAAAAATTCCTGATCACCGGCGTGCTGAGCAACCGCTCCATCGCCTACGGCATCGCCAAGGCGTGCCACCAACAAGGGGCCGAACTCGCTTTCAGCTACGTGGGCGAGCGCTTCAAGGACCGGATCACCGAATTCGCCGCCGATTTCGACTCCAGCCTGGTGTTCGACTGCGACGTCGGCGACGACGCCCAGATCGCGAAGCTGTTCACCGACCTGGCGCAGACCTGGCCCAAGTTCGATGGTTTCGTGCACAGCATCGGCTTCGCGCCGCGCGAGGCGATCGCCGGCGATTTCCTCGAGGGCCTTTCGCGCGAGGGCTTCAGGGTGGCGCATGACATCAGCGCCTACAGCTTCCCGGCCATGGCCAAGGCGGCCCTGCCCTACCTCAACGACAAATCGGCCCTGCTCACGCTCACCTACCTGGGCTCCGAGCGTGCACTGCCCAACTACAACACCATGGGCCTGGCCAAGGCATCGCTTGAGGCTTCCGTGCGCTACCTCGCGGAATCGCTTGGGCCGAAAGGCATGCGCGTCAACGGCATCAGTGCGGGGCCCATCAAGACGCTGGCAGCCAGCGGCATCAAGGGCTTCGGCAAGATCCTCGCGGTGGTTGCGGACGTCTCGCCGATCCGCCGCAACGTCACGATCGAGGAAGTGGGCAACGTCGCCGCCTTCCTGCTGAGCGACCTGGCCAGCGGCGTGACGGCCGAGATCACGTACGTCGACGGCGGCTTCAGCCAGGTGGTCGGCGGCATCGCCGAATAGCTGCGCCGCGCCGCGCGGCTGCCGGCAGCAGACCGGCCTGCATCAACACAAGAAAATCATTCAGGGAACAACACATGGATCGTCGAAAGCTCCTGCTTCTCGGCCCAGCGCTCGCGCTGGCGCCCTTTGCGCTGGCAAATGCAGCTGCGTCGAAGCTCATGCTCGCCGATGTCTATCACCGCGGCATGCCGCTCGCCGACTACTGGGTCAGCGAGAAGTTCGATGGAATGCGCGGCTACTGGGACGGAAGGCAGCTCTGGACGCGTGGTGGCGAGCGCGTGGCCGCGCCCGCCTGGTTCACCGCAGCGCTGCCCGCGGTGCCGATGGACGGCGAACTGTGGGCCGGCCGCGGGCGCTTCGCGGAGACGGTGTCCACAGTGCGCGACCAGATCCCGAACGACCCGGCCTGGCGAAGCATCCGCTTCATGGTCTTCGACCTGCCGGCGCAGCCTGGCGACTTCACGGCCCGGCTGGCCGCGCTGCGCAAGCTGCTGCCATTGAAGGACGCTCCCTGGGTGATCCCGGTGCCGCAGGCCAGGGCCGGCACGCACGAGGAACTGCAGGCGCTGCTCGACAAGACAGTGGGCATGGGCGGCGAAGGCCTGGTGCTTCATCGGGGTGGCTCCGTCTATCGCGGAGAACGATCGGCCGACTTGCTCAAGTTCAAACCCTACGACGATGCTGACGCCCGGGTACTGGCGCATGTACCAGGCCGCGGGCGTCACGCCGGCCGCATGGGTGCGCTGCTGGTCGAGACACCCGAGGGCCGGCGCTTCAAGCTCGGCGGGGGCTTCACGGACGCGCAGCGCGAACAGCCGCCCGCGGCGGGGAGCTGGGTCAGCTATCGCTACAACGGCACGAACCCCGGCGGCCTGCCGAGGTTCGCGCGCTTCCTGCGAGTGAGGGGCGACCTCGCCTCCTCTTCCTAGGCTACCGAACGCTCACTTGGGCAGCAGCACCTTGTCGACGACGTGGATCACGCCGTTGGACTGGTAGACATCGGCGGTGCTCACGGTGGCCCAGCCGCCGTTCTCGTCGCCCACCATGATCTTGCCGCCGCTTTCCTTGGCCATGAGCGTGCCGCCTGCCGCGGTCTTGAGAGTGGCCATGCCTTTGCCGTCCATGATCTGGCTGCCCAGCGCCGCGGCATCGAGCTTGCCGGGTACCACGTGGTAGGTCAGCACTGCCGTCAGCTTGCCCTTGTTCTCTGGCTTGAGCAGCGTGTCGACGGTGCCGGCCGGCAAGGCGGCGAAGGCTGCGTTGGTCGGCGCGAACACGGTGAAGGGGCCTGGGCCCTTGAGGGTTTCGACCAGTCCGGCGGCCTTCACCGCGGCAACCAGCGTGGTGTGGTCCTTCGAATTGACGGCGTTGTCGATGATGTCCTTGGTCGCCAACATCGGCGCTCCGCCGACCATGACTTGCGCGGACGCGGCGGCCGCGCCGACGGCCATCGCGGCGGCCAGGGTGATGGAGGCGATACGGTGGAAGCTGCTGCTCATGAAAGGCTCCTTTGGGGTGGCACCGGCACCGAAATGGCGGCGGCTGCAATCAATACGGAGGGCGAGCCAAGTTGGATTGCCCCGCCCGACGCGAAATGCTGCGTTTCAGGCCCGCTTACCATCGGCGGATGTCCTGGCACTCTTCGACGCACGAAGCACACACGCACCCCCTCTGCATCGAAGCGCGCAAACCGTGAGCTTGAGCGGACCCATCGTCCTGGCAGTACTCTTCGGCGCCCTGCTCCACGCCGCCTGGAACGCGCTCATCAAGTCGGGCATCGACAAGCCGCTGGACACCGCGCTGGTTCACAGCATGGGCATCTTCATCGCCGTTCCGCTCGTGATGATCACGGGCTTGCCGCCGCGCGCTGCCTGGCCCTACATGGCGACTTCGTTGTTGATCCACATCGCGTACTACACGGCACTGGCCGGCGCCTACAAGCATGGGGACCTGAGCCTCACCTATCCGGTGATGCGCGGGTGCGCGCCGTTGCTCGTCGCCATGGGCAGCGCGACGTTCATCGGCGAGGCGATCTCGGTGACAGCCTGGATCGGCGTCGCCCTGCTGTGCGTCGGCGTGGTCACGCTGGGGCTGTCACGCTCGGTGCTGCGCGAGAACGATGATTCACGGCGCAGCAAGGCGCTCGGTTTCGCGCTGGCCAATGCTGCGGTGATTGCCCTCTACACCGTCGTCGATGGCATCGGGGTGCGCGTCTCGGGCAATGCGCTGGCCTACGTGGCGACCCTGTTCCTGTTCGACGGCATCCCCTACATGCTGCTGGTGCTCTGGCGCCGTCCGGGCAAGCGCCGCGCGGCGCTCGAGTACATGGCAGGCCGATGGAAGCTGGCACTGATCGGCAGCGCCGCCTCCCTGGGCAGCTACGGCATCGCGCTGTGGGCCATGACCAAGGCCCCGGTGGCGATCGTCGCGGCGCTGCGCGAAACCTCGGTGCTGTTCGCTGCGCTGATCGGCACGCTGTTCCTGCGCGAGGGCTTCGGCTGGCAGCGCGCCGCGGGCACGCTGATCATCGTGGCCGGTGTGATGGTGCTGCGCGTCGGCTGAATCCGCTCAGCCTGCGCGCACGCAGTCCGCGTAGTAGCGCTTCTTGCCGGTCTCGTCGATGCGCGCCACCAGCCCATGGATGTCGGTCTCGAAGCCCGGGCACTCGCTGTTGAACTCGCGCGCGAACTTGAGATAGTCGACGATCTTCTTGTTGAAGACCTCGCCCGGGATCAGCAGCGGAATGCCCGGCGGGTAT is drawn from Variovorax sp. PBS-H4 and contains these coding sequences:
- the nusA gene encoding transcription termination factor NusA gives rise to the protein MNREMLMLVDAISREKNVERDVVFGAVESALAQATKKLYPGDVDIRVAVDRDSGDYETFRRWHVVPDEAGLQLPDQEILLFEAKEEMPDIEVDEYIEESVDSVPIGRIGAMAAKQVILQKIRDAEREMLLNDFMSRGEKIFTGTVKRLDKGDIIVEAGRVEGRLRRSEMISKENLRNGDRVRAMIMEVDLTLRGAPIILSRAAPEFMIELFRQEVPEIEQGLLEIKSCARDPGSRAKIAVLSHDKRVDPIGTCVGVRGTRVNAVTNELAGERVDIVLWSEDPAQFVIGALAPANVSSIVVDEEKHAMDVVVDEENLAIAIGRGGQNVRLASDLTGWKINIMDANESAQKQATETDASRKLFMEKLDVDEEIADILISEGFTSLEEVAYVPISELLEIESFDEDTINELRSRAKDALLTMEIAREENVESVSQDLRDLAGLDPALIPKLAEAGVHTRDDLADLAVDELTEITGQSADEAKNLILKAREHWFAGQE
- a CDS encoding ABC transporter permease — translated: MAASAGQAGPAVSPGPARRAWLRFKRNKLGLWSLMLFSILVVLSLFAEVLSTDRPLVVHYEGQTYFPVLRDYSEKTFGGDFETPADYLDPFIRERITSGANWALYAPNPYGPRTLNYFAKAPNPAAPSGENLFGTDDRGRDLLAQLIYGFRVSVLFALALTVIGVVLGIITGAVQGYFGGKTDLAFQRFIEIWGSMPELYLLIIFSAIFAPSVALLLILLSLFGWMGLSDYVRAEFLRNRQMDYVRAARALGVGNLQIMWRHILPNSMTPVVTFLPFRMSAAILALTSLDFLGLGVPPGTPSLGELLSQGKANIDAWWISLSTFAVLVVTLMLLTFMGDALRDALDPRKADR
- the rimP gene encoding ribosome maturation factor RimP, with the protein product MALQQTVERTVAGLGYDLVEIERSAGGLLRVTIDLPWSGPTSDAAAAGAPEVLVTVEDCEKVTRQLQFALEVESIDYKRLEVSSPGIDRPLRNAQDFERFVGEVIDITLKAPMGAAAGGQVAANRKKFRGTLERAAGAEGSQAWQIVWAQEPEGKTAPKPGQKISRKRAPAAMQALGFTLDEVREARLAPIVDFKGRRPKPDMTASE
- a CDS encoding YbfB/YjiJ family MFS transporter; amino-acid sequence: MSTIGSDRRAAWRAALACMVALAVAMGLGRFAFTPLLPIMLHEGKVGLEAGGLLASLNYLGYFVGALSCAVIRIEAATMVRCGLVATAALLLGMGLWDNFAAWGILRTAAGVVSAWTFVFASGWGLRRLAETHAPTLQGVIYTGPGIGIALTGLLGGAVGHWGSAAGWIGFGLLSVVLIVGVWRIFGDGAHALARTAPTGAAPAGPADLTAARADARWLVALYSLAGFGYIITATFLPVIARQALPGSSWPDFFWPLVGLAVVPGALIGARAPVRWDNRLLLALAYGLQALGVLLSVAWPSIGGFMLGSLLLGLPFTAISLFAVREARRLRGNAASGLIGYATASYGVGQILGPLFAAPLAQRTGSFTVPLLAAAAVLALGALLFACVWWRARRPAGAFAA
- a CDS encoding ABC transporter ATP-binding protein, whose amino-acid sequence is MSAALLEVRGLRVAFGGKEVVHGIDFGIAPGEKLALVGESGSGKTVTALSLLRLVQNAEVSGRARLAGAEEGAGARDLLSLRERELRAIRGKEIAMIFQEPMTALNALYTVGDQIAEVLETHEALPRHAAQEAAVQLLADTGIPEPARRARAFPHQLSGGQRQRAMIAMALACKPRLLLADEPTTALDVTVRAQILDLLAELQDKHRMAVLLITHDLNMVRRFADRVAVMENGYIVEQGAVADVFGAPQHPYTRKLIDSRPARDVPPVPPRQEPPVLEAQALRVGYPVSIPGFAGWFRKGEFVAVQGADFRIGAGETLGVVGESGSGKSTLALAALGLLKHSGSLGVEGKRWNSGRASDRALRRQMQVVFQDPFSSLSPRMTVEQIVGEGLTVHAPELDIAGRRVRALEALADVGLTEAQFPSLLARYPHEFSGGQRQRLAIARALIVGPRLLVLDEPTSALDVTIQKQVLGLLQRLQRERGLSYLLITHDVEVIRAMAHQVIVMKDGAILECGAALRVLDAPEHPYTQKLVAAAAG